Within the Cryptococcus neoformans var. neoformans B-3501A chromosome 1, whole genome shotgun sequence genome, the region CTCCGACTTGGCGTGGCGTTCATGGGGAAAGCAGGTCTTCCGTACCCGTCTGCGCCTTTATCGGCCCCACGGGCAAGGCGACATACTTATGATCTTGGCGCGACTAGTCGAGAAGagccgaagaacaagaagagaaggcagagCGCATCGACCGGCATCAAGCCGAAGAGCGGTTCGCGGAGGAacagcaaggaaaaggaagggcaGTAGGAGATCCACACCACGATACCCTAGCTATCGATACCCAACCAAGATGTTCACGACATTTTACGACTGTAATGACTAATACACGGTACTTATTTTCAGCTCGACCACAGgctttcttttttgctttACTGTAACATGAAACAAAAACATCGATGTGTATCGTTGAACAGGCAAAAACGGATGCGCGGCGAGAGTGTGACGGGGAAGGAGAGTTGGCGAATCAAGTGTGTTGAGCTAGGCAAGGATCTTTCTAATCTGCGGATGGGGCGTGTGCCGTATGGCTGTGCAAGAGCTGTTTGTAGGCGTTGCTGGAAGAGAATGGTATGCATACACGGATACTGCCTGGCTGTGGTTGTTGTGTTACATAATGTATGGACTGTGTGCCACGGGGGATATGCCGGTATTCTCCGGGTGTGGCGGGGAGTGAGGACGGCGGGATGCGGGGGGAAGTGTGTCTCTCCGCCcattccatccatccacaGCCTCCCCCAAAATGGCGTCCCCCGCAGCTGTGCGTACTCCCCCCCCGCGCGACGCAGCTAACAGACGCCCACAGCGCCTCCTCCGCGCCCCGCGTGTCCCCGCCGCCGTCCTCGCCGCTTCCCTCGCCGTGTCCTCCGCCGACCTCGCTGCCGACGACGGCGCCGCGCCCTCCTCGTCTGTCCGCCCAGGGCGGTCCCCGTCAGGCGAAAAGGTCAGGCCTGCACCGGCACCGTACTCCAGCCTTGCTGAATCTTGTCGTAGCTTCCGATCTACCCTACGCCCCAACATAACCCCGCCATCACCCTCGTGGAGACCCACAACCCCCTTGTGCCCTACATCACGCAGAGCAGAGAAACAGTGTCCAGTGTTCTCGGCGACGCGAGGAACTATGTGCAGAGCGGTGTCTCCAAATGGATCACGTTTGAGCGAAGTGTCGAGCGTACGTCGGTATAGCTGATTGCTTGCCATGTGCGCATGGCTGACAGTAATGTAGGTGAAGTCAAGAGCGTTCTCCCGCCTGATGAGGCTCTAAACCCGGGGCTTATCTACGTCCTTGTCGCCGGTCTCTCTGGCTCCGTCCTCTCTCGAACCCGTTCCCTTCCCGTTCGGTTCCTTGCGCCCCCGctcttcaccctcctcgCATTCCCATACTTCCTTCCAAAAACATCCCACAACATCCGCCAGTACCTTTCCAATCTCGAGGACAAGCACTTGCCCGAATTTGCTGCGAAGCACGACCACTTTGTGCAGACCGGCATCGCTCATTGGGGTATGCTCTGGGGCCGCATTGAAGACGCCACTGGAGATGCAAGGGAATGGGGACACCGGGCGGTTGAGGGTGTTGAGAGGACGACCGGACTTCGGCTCGGTGAGGCCGTGAgcaaggtggagaaggagaaggagagactGGTTGAACAAGAGAGGCAGAGGGCAGTGGCTGTGCCCGCACAAAAGTACGAGACTGTTGGTTATGTTGTTGAACAGAAGCCTGTGGCCGAGATTGTCGCTCCTATGGAGCCtccaaaggagaaaaagttgGTGTAGACCCAAAATGGCTAGAATACATGCAACATGACTATAAGCAACTATATGGCAGTGATTTAAACGGGGAGAATGTGGCAGCCAAGCGATCCCCGACCGCCCCATCCGCTTCGTGGTGTCAGTGTCAATTGCAAACGCTCTTGTCCCCGCATAATAAGCAGAGGTAATGGAATCTTCACAGTGTCAGACGTGCATAGCAAAACGGCGGAAAAATCCACGACTTACACCTTCAGACTGCGCAACCGCTGTTCCAATGGCTTGTAGACCTCCGGGGGACGTGTGGTTGATTCCGGCAAAGGAATAAATCACATCCTGGGCCTTGAGACCCTACAAGACGGCTGTTAGCTGACAATGCACCTACATTTTGTCATTTGGCTTACGGCCTCTGAAGCGGGGCTGTTGACTGTGACAGTGTTCACTTTTGCAATAGCTCTCGCGGGCCAAGGCGTTTCTCTGGTTCTTGCGGAATAGCCGTTCGCCTGGCTTGAGGGTAGGGACACACTGCCATTGGGCTGCTGCTCTGATGCTGAAGGGGAAATGGCAAAGGCATCGTGAAGGGCCGTGGCGAGGAGGTCTGTTACAGTCTGACGGTCATTTTGAAGGCGAACAAGCGAAGAACGGGCATGTCGGATAGCATACTAGTAAGAAACGCATGAGTGTGTGGTTCATTCAGATATCtgaataaaaaaaaaaaacaggACGCGTACAATATCCAAGTCTCCTCGAGGGTAGCCTTCGTTGTCTAGCAAAGACGTTGAGGCCGTTGCTCCGTGCTGATACTTGTCAGCCCATTTCGGCATGATCTGAAAATACACATACTGAGGACAAGACGTCATTGAGGACATCCTGCTGGGATTAGCCTTTTCTCTCAACAAGGATAGTATATGTTAAGACTTGCTATTTCCTTCTGGATGGCGTCT harbors:
- a CDS encoding hypothetical protein (Similar to gi|46100596|gb|EAK85829.1| hypothetical protein UM05011.1 [Ustilago maydis 521], FASTA scores: opt: 430, E(): 1.2e-19, (31.890% identity (64.961% similar) in 254 aa overlap (1-253:48-292))); translated protein: MASPAARLLRAPRVPAAVLAASLAVSSADLAADDGAAPSSSVRPGRSPSGEKLPIYPTPQHNPAITLVETHNPLVPYITQSRETVSSVLGDARNYVQSGVSKWITFERSVEREVKSVLPPDEALNPGLIYVLVAGLSGSVLSRTRSLPVRFLAPPLFTLLAFPYFLPKTSHNIRQYLSNLEDKHLPEFAAKHDHFVQTGIAHWGMLWGRIEDATGDAREWGHRAVEGVERTTGLRLGEAVSKVEKEKERLVEQERQRAVAVPAQKYETVGYVVEQKPVAEIVAPMEPPKEKKLV
- a CDS encoding hypothetical protein (Similar to gi|12230943|sp|O00233|PSD9_HUMAN 26S proteasome non-ATPase regulatory subunit 9 (26S proteasome regulatory subunit p27), FASTA scores: opt: 407, E(): 1.6e-17, (38.333% identity (67.778% similar) in 180 aa overlap (55-234:47-221))); amino-acid sequence: MLAVLYITLVYQDPCHRNSYSLLQRSPPSSPSPYPTQKLTQESPESMLSPLSSYQHGATASTSLLDNEGYPRGDLDIYAIRHARSSLVRLQNDRQTVTDLLATALHDAFAISPSASEQQPNGSVSLPSSQANGYSARTRETPWPARAIAKVNTVTVNSPASEAGLKAQDVIYSFAGINHTSPGGLQAIGTAVAQSEGIPLPLLIMRGQERLQLTLTPRSGWGGRGSLGCHILPV